The following coding sequences lie in one Methylotuvimicrobium alcaliphilum 20Z genomic window:
- a CDS encoding DUF502 domain-containing protein, protein MNPINKIFFKGLIAVIPLTLTLYLLFWFADTVELWLEHIFKFFFPDNWYTRGLGLVLGLPLVFFFGAFLESLTFQRLFNNLEKLIIQIPIVKSIYKSIRDISSLFSSKSKGQFKQVVLVKAPHDTVQRIGFITLTDFGDVLHPFIPDDQIAVYLPLSYSMGGGTTIIISRENVTEIDMSIEDALRFVATAGVVSSVPDDKKIIEEFDFDPKEVP, encoded by the coding sequence ATGAATCCAATCAATAAAATTTTTTTCAAAGGGCTAATCGCTGTTATTCCCCTTACCCTCACTCTTTATTTGCTTTTCTGGTTTGCCGACACTGTAGAGTTGTGGCTGGAACATATATTCAAATTTTTCTTCCCCGACAACTGGTATACAAGAGGCTTGGGGCTTGTATTAGGCCTTCCTCTTGTGTTTTTTTTCGGAGCCTTCCTGGAGTCTCTAACTTTCCAAAGACTATTCAATAATTTGGAAAAACTTATTATTCAAATCCCTATTGTTAAAAGCATTTATAAATCAATACGCGATATCAGTTCTCTTTTTTCCAGCAAAAGCAAAGGGCAATTTAAACAGGTAGTTTTGGTTAAAGCACCTCACGACACTGTTCAACGAATAGGTTTTATTACTCTTACAGATTTTGGAGATGTTTTACATCCCTTTATTCCCGATGACCAGATTGCCGTATATTTACCATTAAGTTATTCGATGGGTGGCGGCACCACAATCATCATATCACGGGAAAATGTAACAGAAATAGATATGTCTATTGAGGATGCTCTGCGTTTTGTTGCAACAGCGGGAGTTGTTAGCAGTGTTCCGGATGATAAAAAAATCATTGAAGAGTTTGATTTCGACCCAAAAGAAGTACCTTGA
- a CDS encoding GGDEF domain-containing protein, translated as MDSKVQERTQALSNANFQLEKIAMTDVLTELPNRRYAMSVLRQLWSSVDAKASILTCMMIDADGFKQINDNYGHESGDIVLQALARELSHSVRNDDIVCRLGGDEFIIICTDTPLNGAMYLANLVSKTVAEMRVKAGMGVWKGSISIGVAVRDHTMKSPDSLLKAADDGVYMAKHDGRNCVRSIQVATKD; from the coding sequence TTGGATTCAAAAGTTCAGGAGAGAACACAGGCATTAAGTAATGCCAATTTTCAACTAGAAAAAATAGCCATGACGGATGTATTGACCGAATTACCCAATCGTCGCTACGCCATGAGTGTTTTACGCCAACTTTGGAGTTCCGTCGATGCTAAAGCTTCAATATTGACTTGCATGATGATCGATGCCGATGGTTTCAAACAGATTAATGACAATTATGGCCATGAATCCGGCGACATTGTGCTGCAGGCTTTGGCTCGGGAGTTAAGTCATAGTGTCAGAAACGACGACATTGTCTGTCGGTTGGGTGGTGATGAGTTTATCATTATTTGCACTGATACACCGTTAAATGGGGCGATGTATTTAGCAAATTTAGTCAGTAAAACGGTTGCGGAAATGAGAGTCAAAGCTGGAATGGGGGTTTGGAAAGGTAGTATTAGTATCGGCGTTGCCGTTCGCGATCATACAATGAAAAGCCCAGATTCTCTTTTAAAGGCTGCGGATGATGGGGTTTATATGGCAAAACACGATGGTAGAAATTGCGTCAGAAGTATTCAGGTTGCAACTAAAGATTAG